The Myxocyprinus asiaticus isolate MX2 ecotype Aquarium Trade chromosome 6, UBuf_Myxa_2, whole genome shotgun sequence region TCTGTCGCCTTTcttgaaattaatcaatttaaatataaattccaACGTAATTCAGTAAGGTTGTCACCTATCaatttaaatcaacatcaagCCATATTTTGTGCTATGTTTATATTAGGCTtagaataataatatatttatgaaTCAGATGTCAAGACGGAAATCACCCCTATATTATGGGGgcattttgtcactttcagtggcatttttgccccgagtccccattaatttctgacccaGCTTATATTCTGAATAAATACatccatttaaaattaaaataaacacacaaacaatagtTTCCTCAGAAGAACAGACCAATAAAATTGCAACATTTACACACGTGTTTGAAAGAAACTTCATtactattaatatatttttttggttTAGGATGGTTCAGGATCTGGGCTGAAAACCTAAAGGTCTTAGTTCCACCAGCAGATCCATGTTTGAAAGACAAGTATCAGTGAATTGGCCAGTAACAACTGAATGTTTCCTGCTTGTCTTCCAGTGTACACCCATCATATCTCTCCCCCCTGAAGCAGCAGCAGTAACATCAGGCACTTAAATCACATTACTGACAGCAAGAACGTGCTCTGTGCTGTGAAGGTCACAGCGAGATGTCATTTCCACTTCTGTAAAATCTGaaatagtctctctctctctctctctctctctctttacagcATATGTAATGAGAGGAGACAGCCGAGAGCTCTCCGTCCACTGCTGTCAGACACACTGTCAGTCTGTCTCACCACCACATCACCATCAAATCAGCCATGAAGGAGAGACAGACACTTTACATGCCAGTTTGAGGATGGTGATGATGCAACTATTGCCATGAGAAAGACTTACTGTATATTCAAAGACATCTTAGCTATGAAGGTCATGTCCTGTAGCTGTAGTAATGTTTGATCAATTTTATGAGCATTACAGTGGGATTAGTGTTGATTTAAGTGAATTCACAATACAATTTAGGTCAGGTTTGTTGATTTGTGGATGTAGTGCTTCCATGTTTTCGCAAATAACCACCCAATGGTTTATGGAGTTATATCTCCCTCTAGTGGAAAATACTAAGAGATCACACTTACCATTTTAACCTGGTGCAAGACatcaaaacaggtgaaaaaatcccatagacttacattgaaggaattGTATTGTTACTCACAGGCTACTACCATGACCTGGGAAATTAAGCTACTAAACCGAATTGGAAATCAAACTGAGATGATAAATACTTGCAGTGCAATTTAGTcattcatttaaatgtacatCTATTGTATATTATcgtaaaaatatattcaataatgATGGTACAGGATTCATAATATACATTAGCCAGTCTTCTGTCTCGCGGCATCTACGCATGTATATCTATAGAGTAGGCTAATTCATgacagaaatgtttatttttttgttgagcTATTATATTAATACAGCTCATGCAAGCAGTATCACTTTTCACTCTTCTATTCATTACATTTTTGGATGTTTTACACTTATATAGggctaattaaaatgttttatgtaaaaCAGAGTATGCAGAAAATAACAATGTAGGCTTAATGACAAAAAGtaacattttagatttatttttcaattaaaagcATAACTTGATTATTCAGGAAAACTGAGAACAAAAAAGTTTTTCTGATTTTAAAGGGGGCGTgaccagaaaaacaaacaaacaaacaaaacacaacaacaaaagaaaatgtgtttaaatgtgtcATGAAATTAATGTGACAATGCAAAATATTTGTAATAgatatattttgcatgaagaaaatatttttgactaTTTTTTGTCTGTTGATTTGGGAGTAAAATGTGGCGTGGTCATTTCTTCATGCAATTTGATTATTAATAGTTCGCAGGCATGAAAAAAGGACATCTGATCTTCTCCGCCTGCcatacagacaaacacacacacacacacacacacacacacacacacaaaacaaacacacacacaaaacacacacacacacaaaacacacacacacacaaaacaaacacacacacacatgttggtgcagctatcattatgaggactctccatagacataatcatttttatactgtataaactatagattctatcccctaaccctaaccctacccctaaacacacacacacacacacatatacacacacacacacacacacacacacacacacacacacatatacacacacacacacacacacacacacacactcacacacatatacacacacacaaacacacacacacacacatacacacacacacacacacacacacaaacattcacacacacacacacacacacacacacacaccacaaacaaacactcacacacacacacacactcacatgttggtgcagctatcattgaggactctccatagacataatgatttttatactgtacaaactatagattctatcccctaaccctacccctaaacacacacacacacacacacacacacacacatgttggtgcagctatcattatgaggactctccatagacataatgatttttatactgtatgaactatagattctatcccctaaccctacccctaaacacactcacacacacacacactctcacacacacacacacacacacacaaacattcacacacacacacacacacacacactcacaaacattcacacacacacacacacacacacacacactcacaaacattcacacacacacacacacacacactcacaaacacaccacaaacaaacactcacacacacacacacacactcacaaacacaccacaaacaaacactcacacacacacacacacactcacaaacacaccacaaacaaacattcacacacacacacacacacacacacactcacaaacattcacacacacacacacacacacacactcacaaacacaccacaaacaaacactcacacacacacacacacactcacacatgttggtgcagttatcattatgaggactctccatagacataatgatttttatactgtatgaactatagattctatcccctaaccctacccctaaacctaaccctctcaaaaaactttctgcatttttcattttcaataaaacatcgtttagtatgttttttaagtgacttAAATTATGggggcactagaaatgtcctcataaaccacatttatagcataatacccttgtaattaccagtttataacctaaaaaaaagtcctcgtaaaccacttaaacctgtccccacacacacactcacactaacacacacacacacacacactcacacacacacacactcacactaacacacacacacacacacacacacactgacacacactcacactcacatacacacacactctcacacacacacacacagacactcacacacaaacacacacacacaaacaaacacacagacacaaacacacaaacatgaatgcacacacgcacacacacacacacaaacgtctCTATCATTTACATTCTTGCAATCTGTTCTTCACGTCTCTTACTGTTTCTTCACAGATTTGTGTTTATTCTCTTTCACTGCTTTCTTTGGTTTCTCCaccttctctttctcttcttcttcCTCTACTTTcacctctttttcttttttcctctttaatCTCTCTTTAGTCTCATCAGTGTCTCGTCTTCCTCGTCCTCTGCGCTGGCTAAAGTTCATCTCTGTTTTCTTCAGGAGTTTCGGGTCTGAAAGGGCTCTGTGTCTGAGGCTCCTGGAAACTCTCTCCTGATTCGCTCTCTTTGATTTgccttcatcgtcatcatcagcGACCCACCAGAACAGTGTGTCCCATAAAGAGATCTCCGGCTGAGAGCATCAATTCACAGGGGACTAATTAGTAAACTTATAAATACGGGTTTTGATTATCTACCTTTTTTTTCCACCACAAATCAGGTAACTGGTAAAATGATTCGTTTATATTTAACGTTAtgaactccgattcattttagtgagtcagttgtTTTTGGACAGGTTCATTGACATGAAATCTATGAATAATGCACATTTCCTGCCCAAATCTCTAATCTATAAACTACCACCACTGCTCATAGTCTTGTGTTTGTTGGCGGGGGGTTATTGGATAGAATGGAGAATTAAAGATGTTGTTCTCACCTCATGTGCCATTAATCTTCCTCTCTTGATCAGCGTATGTCTCTCATTCAGTGCCGTGAAATCTTCACTGACCTCCTTATGACCTCTGAGCGCCTCTGAACATTCAATCAGTCATTATCATCTGACATTTAGAGTTTGTTCTTTAAGTAATTTAAAGACCAGAAGAGAATGTTGGGATGTGTTCCCCCATATTAGTTGGGCACTAGTTATGAAAAACAGGATAAATGTCTAATGAAACGCTCAGAAAACAACAAGAGCAATGTCTATCGAATTACTGAATTGAACAGAATAATTTAGCTCTCTTTATTCAGTACACTATTAAACATGCAGATTGTGATGGTCAAATAATCATTTATGGACTTGCCGTTTATTCTCTGTAACGTGGAGGTCAGCAGCAGGATTGTTACGACTAATAACAGACATCTGTTCAGTGTCACACCCTCCCACGGCGTCTCAATCTTTGATAGATTCTGAATGGACAGAGCTTTACGTAACGATGCTGAAGTGACAGAGACACAAAGAGAAGGCAAAACATACATAAATACTATATACAGCAGCACTTATAAGAGTAGTATGTAGGTTTGGGATTTGTAGGTGAGCGGGGTTACAAACTGGCACTGGAGTGCGGATGTTCACGAGGAATCATTTTCGTAACCTGCTGGACTACTGGAACTTCCTGTAGAAAGCAGAATGTGTATCAATGGAACTGTAGACGTGTGAGTTAGAGGTCATTTAATGTTCAGCTGTCATGTGACGTCACACTCACCTCTCGCACCCTCCGCTGAGCGTACATCTCTATAAACATCAACAACAGATCAGTTACATACACTAATGTCTGAATAAGAATTAGAAAATGAAAGTTAATTTGTTGAAGTTcaagtttaagtttaaatgtACTTTGCATAATCTAAGATCAACACGGCATTAAAAGTTAGatcagacacagacagatagacagatatatggactagacagacagacacatagactagacagatagatagacagacagacagttagacagacagacagacaaacatacagacagacagagagagacagatatatagactAGACAGACGGACAGGCATATATagactagacagacagacagacaggtagactagacagacagacatacagacagacagttagacagatagacagttagacagacagacagacagatagacagacagagagatagacagttagacagacagacagacatatagacagttagacagacagacaggtagactagacagatagacagttagacagacaggcATATATagactagacagacagacatatagacagttagacagatagatagttagacagacagatagacagacagttagacagacagacagatagacatatagacagttagacagacagatagatagacacagacagttagacagacacaCAGGTAGactagacagatagacagacatatagacagttagacagacagaccgttagacagacagatagatagacatatagacagttagacagacatatagatagacagacaggtagactagacagacagacatatagacagatagacagacagagagatagacagacagacagatagacagtcagatagacagacagatagacatatagacagttagacagacagacagacaggtagactagacagatagacagatatatagacagttagacagttagacagacagacagacagacaggtagactagacagatagacatatagacagttagacagacagacggacagatagatagacatagacagttagacagacagacggacagatagacagacatagacagttagacagacagatggacagatagatagacatatagacagttagacagacagacggacagatagatagacatatagacagttagacagacagacggacagatagatagacatagacagttagacagacagatggacagatagatagacatatagacagttagacagacagacagacagatagatagacatagacagttagacagatagatggacagatagatagacatatagacagttagacagacggacagatagacatatagacagttagacagacggacagatagatagacatagacagttagacagacagatcttctgagatctcttgttttgtgaggcatggtccacgtcagcagacgATTCTTGTGAactgcaaactcaaaatgtttgagtgctttttataagccaAAGTAGccctaacccacacctccaatctctttTCATTAATTGAAaaccaggtttgccaactcctgactctaattagcttttgttgacgtctttagcataggggttcacatactttttccaacctacactgaatgtttgaatgatgtattcaaaatgtacaagaccaatacaataatgtgtgttattagttaaaacagtttgtgtttgttcattattgtaacttccATAAATATCAAAGCagattaagacaaatttatacgtaaatgcaggtaattccaaagggttcacatactttttcttgctactGTAGACAGATCGATTGTTAaaaaagacagatagatggatagacggacagacggatGGGCAGATAGACAGATGCAATATAGTTAGCATTGTAAATAAGGATTGTTTATCCAATAACAGTATTGAAATAGTATAGAATAATGTATGTACAGTAAAGAATAAAGACATGCAGTCTGGGAGTTGTCCGTTTGTGTGCTGGTGTCAGTCATGGCCATTCTGTTGTATTATTAGACACACTGTTCACTTTAACACCACAAATAGTGTTGATGCTTTCAGCTCTGATCTTAatttagcagagagagagagagagagagagagagagagagagagagagagagagagagatttgtttcAATGACATCTTGACCCCTGATGCTTATAATAAGGTTTTATATAGAAATACAGAGTAGAAACATGTTTGCACGCCCATCGTGTCCCTGTTGTTTTGTATTTTCAGCAGGTCAAAGGACAGCGAGAATCTTTGAGATAATTTTGTACCTGTTCGGCTTCCTGTTCGTGACTGACTCAGAGGTTTCGGTGGGGGAACTTCATGCAGTGGTTTACCGAGCTCTTCCTCAAACGTCTCATAGAAGCTTTCGTCCATAATTCAGCTGATGGAAAGATGATTATTGAAAGCTGGTGGTCACATAAAACTCCAGGTTGCAGAAATCCAGgtgtatttaatttataaatattacaaGTCACACAGTTGCGGTAGAATAAAGATCTTTTTAAAATGCTTCATATAGTGAACCCAGAAAGTACTTGGACACTTAATTCACTCTTAAGATGCCTGAATGCCGTTGCAttagaataaaacaaatacattgtcattgtaaagaaagataacacaagcacacttttgaAGTGATCGtcagacttcatacatccactaaaaatcaccttgacaccaagtTGTTTAATGTGCAATCACACACATATCAGACGCACACAAACACTTGCATTGCACCTTCAGAATGTTTTACCTTTGACCCCTGTAACATTGAGGCTTACCTGCATGGAGGTGAGCAGGAGACCCGCAGACGAGTGGTCACAAAGGGACGCTGCTGTAAGAGCGCTGACACGTgtgagtctcacacacacacaaacacacatatatatacacatgacaGACATGCACAGGTgcggcacaaaaaaaaaaaaaaaaaaacagacagcacTGAAGCCGTGTCACTGCAGGACACGGATAATTCAAACTGGAACTCTTGGACTGTTGAGATGAAATGTGAGTTGAAGACTGTAGGGAGGGGAAtcgtacaataaataaataaataaataaataaaataacaattaccTATTTTTAGGATTTACGCATTTACATTTCATACAAATCTCCAAACTGAATTGTGTggtttttaactaaattaaaataaaacttaaaatgtttcattttttttaaatgttattttgttataACATTGTTATAGcaatccatcaaattgaattgtgtagttTAACcaaatttaaaacttaaaatgtgttattttgttataacactccatcaaattgaactgtgtagtttttaactaaattaaaataaaacagaatgtttattttttaaatgttattttgttataaaattgttATAGcactccatcaaattgaacttaatttgtatttttttaaatgttattttgttataACATTGTTATAGcactccatcaaattgaactgtgtagttaacaaaattaaaataaaacttaaaaaaatttaacattttatgttattttgttatAACATTGTTATAGcactccatcaaattgaattgtgtagttTAACctaatttaaaacttaaaatgtttagTTTATTTGGTTATAACactccatcaaattaaattgtgcagtttttaactaaattaaaataaaacaaatttatttttttatgttattttgttatAAAACTCCAAATTGAACTGTGTAGTTTTTaaccaaatttaaataaaacaaatttatttattttttattttttgttataacaTTGTTATAGcactccatcaaattgaattgtgtagttTTTaaccaaatgtaaataaaaaaaaattttttaaatgttttttgttataaCATTGTTATAGcactccatcaaattgaattgtgtagttTTTAaccaaatgtaaattaaa contains the following coding sequences:
- the LOC127443050 gene encoding uncharacterized protein LOC127443050 isoform X1, producing the protein MDESFYETFEEELGKPLHEVPPPKPLSQSRTGSRTEMYAQRRVREEVPVVQQVTKMIPREHPHSSATSLRKALSIQNLSKIETPWEGVTLNRCLLLVVTILLLTSTLQRINEALRGHKEVSEDFTALNERHTLIKRGRLMAHEPEISLWDTLFWWVADDDDEGKSKRANQERVSRSLRHRALSDPKLLKKTEMNFSQRRGRGRRDTDETKERLKRKKEKEVKVEEEEEKEKVEKPKKAVKENKHKSVKKQ
- the LOC127443050 gene encoding uncharacterized protein LOC127443050 isoform X2 encodes the protein MYAQRRVREEVPVVQQVTKMIPREHPHSSATSLRKALSIQNLSKIETPWEGVTLNRCLLLVVTILLLTSTLQRINEALRGHKEVSEDFTALNERHTLIKRGRLMAHEPEISLWDTLFWWVADDDDEGKSKRANQERVSRSLRHRALSDPKLLKKTEMNFSQRRGRGRRDTDETKERLKRKKEKEVKVEEEEEKEKVEKPKKAVKENKHKSVKKQ